Proteins co-encoded in one uncultured Bacteroides sp. genomic window:
- a CDS encoding LysM peptidoglycan-binding domain-containing protein: MNLLKSLCIALLFAGFSCFPATAQENNSYFLHTIEKGQSLYSIASTYNVSTIDIIKLNPGCDQKIYTGQKLRIPQNKAKKQSRLFHTIQSEETLYGLTVKYKVSAKDICDANPGLSTDNFKAGQVIIIPENIAATENEENAKIAKAQSSIQPAVKSNCKDIYRVKRKETIFSICKQNGITQEELVAANPELKDGIKKGKLICIPYPAPVADKKEIKEIPSDAELFNTSKAKEKKLSTVKAAIILPFMLNGGGKAESMRMVEFYEGFLLAVDSLKRAGTSLELYTYDSGDAHTSINSIIDKEELKDMNIIFGPLHSNHIKPLSAFAKKNNIKLVIPFSSKDNQVFNNPDVFQINTPQSYLYSEVYEHFLRKFTSANVIFLDADDNDGEKKEFIQGFQHELNSRNIPFRIVKATASVSVLKTTLSTTKENIFIPTSGSNITLIKCLPQLQTLARENPELKIHLFGYPEWQTYTKDHLAGFYALDTYFYSSFYTNNLLPEAVKFISSYRKWYSKDMINTYPKYGMLGFDMGYFFLNALSKQGTGFEKHLSQIGPIHPIQTGFKFERVNNWGGFINKKIFFVNFSKNYELIKFDFE; this comes from the coding sequence ATGAATTTACTTAAATCATTGTGCATAGCTTTACTGTTTGCAGGCTTTTCCTGCTTCCCGGCAACAGCACAGGAAAATAATTCTTATTTTCTTCATACAATTGAAAAGGGACAAAGTCTGTATTCTATCGCCAGCACATATAACGTTTCCACAATAGACATTATCAAATTAAATCCGGGGTGCGATCAAAAGATATATACCGGACAGAAACTTCGTATTCCACAAAACAAAGCAAAGAAACAATCCAGGCTATTTCATACAATACAAAGTGAAGAGACTCTTTATGGACTGACCGTAAAATATAAAGTATCCGCAAAGGATATTTGTGATGCCAATCCTGGTCTAAGCACAGACAATTTTAAAGCAGGTCAGGTTATTATCATTCCAGAAAATATAGCTGCAACTGAGAATGAAGAAAATGCAAAAATAGCCAAAGCCCAATCATCCATACAACCGGCAGTAAAATCCAATTGCAAGGATATTTATCGGGTAAAAAGGAAAGAGACTATTTTTAGTATTTGTAAGCAGAACGGTATTACTCAGGAAGAACTGGTTGCTGCAAACCCTGAATTAAAAGACGGAATAAAAAAAGGAAAACTTATATGTATCCCTTATCCAGCACCCGTTGCAGATAAAAAAGAGATAAAAGAGATTCCTAGTGATGCCGAATTATTCAACACAAGCAAAGCAAAGGAAAAGAAACTATCCACGGTGAAAGCTGCCATCATCTTACCTTTTATGCTGAATGGTGGAGGGAAAGCCGAGTCAATGCGTATGGTTGAGTTTTACGAAGGATTTCTTCTGGCAGTGGACAGTTTAAAAAGGGCCGGTACTTCTTTAGAGCTTTATACATACGATTCAGGAGACGCACATACTTCCATTAATTCCATTATAGATAAAGAAGAATTAAAGGATATGAATATTATTTTCGGTCCATTGCATAGTAATCATATCAAGCCGTTATCTGCATTTGCAAAAAAGAATAATATTAAGCTCGTTATTCCTTTTAGTTCAAAAGACAATCAGGTGTTCAATAATCCTGATGTTTTTCAGATAAATACTCCTCAATCCTATTTGTATTCTGAAGTATATGAACATTTCCTGCGTAAATTCACCTCTGCAAATGTAATATTCCTGGATGCCGATGATAATGATGGAGAAAAGAAAGAATTTATCCAAGGCTTTCAACACGAACTTAATAGTCGGAATATACCTTTCAGAATTGTAAAAGCCACAGCAAGCGTTTCGGTTCTTAAAACAACGCTTAGCACCACTAAAGAAAATATTTTTATCCCGACCTCAGGTTCTAATATCACATTGATAAAATGTTTGCCTCAGTTACAAACACTGGCAAGAGAGAATCCCGAGCTCAAAATACATCTGTTTGGCTACCCCGAATGGCAAACATATACAAAAGATCATTTGGCTGGGTTTTATGCATTGGATACCTATTTTTACTCATCCTTTTACACAAATAATTTATTGCCGGAAGCTGTTAAGTTTATATCTTCTTACCGTAAATGGTATAGCAAAGATATGATCAATACTTACCCCAAATATGGAATGCTGGGATTTGATATGGGATATTTCTTTCTGAATGCGCTCTCAAAACAGGGTACCGGATTTGAAAAACATCTGTCTCAGATAGGTCCCATTCATCCAATTCAAACTGGATTCAAGTTTGAACGAGTAAACAATTGGGGAGGATTTATCAATAAAAAGATATTCTTCGTAAACTTCTCAAAAAACTATGAATTAATTAAATTTGATTTCGAATAA
- a CDS encoding gliding motility-associated C-terminal domain-containing protein, with the protein MIQKVSNINSSSVRTSCQLALLCFILFLFSTPLKAQAKEIIANPIGRQLSENGKTVEGDSIHPGEQFTGSAPMEVEFTSNVTDASSTLRYEWKFSENADFSSVLFSRFEESVTYTFTTSGTSYIKLYITDTETNVTYESDAFSVVISESELKVPNAFSPNGDGVNDVFKVNHKSLVKFNAYVFNRWGQELYKWDDPDGGWDGTYHGKAVKDGVYFIVVKAVGSDGIKYNHKGDINILRGFSGSTTTGGTTGE; encoded by the coding sequence ATGATTCAAAAAGTTAGTAATATAAATAGCTCTTCTGTTAGAACGAGTTGTCAATTGGCTTTGCTTTGTTTTATTTTATTTCTTTTTTCCACACCTTTGAAGGCACAGGCAAAAGAGATAATAGCGAATCCCATTGGTCGGCAACTTTCTGAAAACGGTAAAACTGTCGAGGGTGATTCTATACATCCCGGAGAACAGTTTACCGGATCTGCCCCTATGGAAGTAGAATTCACTTCCAACGTAACAGATGCTTCATCAACATTGCGTTATGAATGGAAATTCTCGGAAAATGCAGATTTTTCATCTGTTCTGTTTAGCCGTTTTGAGGAAAGTGTTACTTACACTTTCACTACATCGGGAACCAGTTATATTAAGCTTTATATCACAGATACCGAAACCAATGTAACGTACGAATCTGATGCTTTTTCCGTGGTAATCAGTGAATCGGAATTAAAGGTTCCCAATGCGTTCTCGCCTAATGGTGATGGAGTAAATGATGTATTTAAGGTTAATCATAAATCGTTGGTAAAGTTTAATGCTTATGTATTTAACCGATGGGGACAGGAACTATATAAATGGGATGACCCCGATGGTGGATGGGATGGGACATATCACGGGAAAGCTGTAAAAGACGGTGTTTACTTTATCGTTGTCAAAGCAGTTGGATCTGATGGAATTAAGTATAATCACAAAGGAGATATTAATATTCTACGCGGTTTCAGCGGTAGCACTACTACTGGTGGAACAACAGGAGAATAA